The Macadamia integrifolia cultivar HAES 741 chromosome 3, SCU_Mint_v3, whole genome shotgun sequence genome segment TAATCCATGACCCTGTTTTCATCCAATCCCACCTGGAACATTCCATTCCTGGTTTGATGACTTTGATCATAAATCGAAATTTTATTGAATGGAAAGTTTATCTATGAAACATACTTCAAAGAGATGAAAGACAAAAAGAGTACAAAACAAGATTTGAAGTTTGGTAACAAAGGAGAGATCATTGGTTGCTGCAATGGTTTGGTAATCCAAAAATCTAAGGGAAACCACCTTTCTGTGGCAAATTTGATGATTAAAAAAAGAGTGAACCTTCCTTCAACTACTAGTACTAAGTTAGATTCTGTGCAACTTCATTGTGGGTTCACTTATGTTCCTGAAATTGGCATGTATAAATTGGTGCACCTTCTGATGGATGAGATTACTTTGACATGTGAGGTGCTGTCGTTGGGGGGTTCTGGCAGCAATACATGGAAATGTGTCAATGGATCTTCAATTTCATTGAGTGGTCAAGATGAAAAATGGCAATTTCATTGTTCAGAAGCAGTAACGGTAAATGGGATCGTGCTTTTTGTTGGTGTCAGACTTGTTCGATCTTCCTCCGTACACATAGTTTCATTTGATGCAGGTGCAGAGGTCTTTCACCTAATCCGATCTCCAGTTcatgatttttcaatatcagatTCTTTCCTGGAGCTTGGAGGTGTGTTATCATTTGTGCAAGCAATTGATCATATTATAAACAATACATACAATGTATGGATTTTGAAGGATTGGTTGAAAgggacatgggtgaagcaacATACATTCTCAATAAGGAAATCATCTGTGGGGGATACCGTACAATGGATTAACAGTTCTGATATTGTTACAGTCCTGTCTAGCTTATCACATGGAGGAAGAAAAACCATAATCTTTCAAATCAAGCCATTTTTCGGACGTCTTTCTCACATTGCATATGATCTTGAATTAAATCAAGAAAGTGAAATACAATTTGATAATATTAGAGGATGGCCCTTTAGGTTTTTTACTTTTGTCAGTAGCTTGATCTCTCCCAAGTTGCTATAAATTGGTGCACTTAAGCCCCCCAAAACagtttctccctcttctttttaGCCAAGAATGGAATAGTTGATCCCAGATTTGATACAAATATTTTGTCTCtactttttatttgatttggcaTCCACAACTGGTCTgtgtatactttttttttttttggtgaagactCGTCTGTGTATACTTACTCCTTCCAGAAATTGAATGTCGGTGCCTGCTATTCATGGTTAATGACTAATATTCACTACTATGTCAGCGTATACTTCTCTTTCCAGAAATATTAATAGCATGACCTACATATTACCTACATGCATTGCAGTTATATCACAtaattttaatgttttattccttattttttatttgctccATATCATATCTAACTGTAGaagtagttttctttttttggttccAAAACTGAATGGTATTCAGATGTTAGCAATAAGATTTTTAGGAGTCTTGACATGAGCACAGGGAAGCCACCTACTCATCCCCCTCATTTTTTCCccatattgttttttcttttgctgccaTGCAGTTAAATATAAGGGCCAAGGTTTGTTGCAATAGTTCATTGAGATAAACTTATCTGAAAGACCTGAATATCTGCCACGTGGCAGGTCGAATGGAGCCCAAGTTTTGTGGACTATGATATGTCAAGTTTTGGTCTAAGTGGAGCTTGCTAAATGGGAAAAAGTTTGCACGGCATACAGAggtgtttgaaaaaaaaaaaaaaatactaggatgcatgccaatattgagtatttaattgaattaggtCTTAACTTGATATTGACAACTAATAAAAATTGGGCATTGTCTCAGTTTGTATGGACTATGGTATATTTAGCTGTACTTAACAGCTTGGAGTGGGTGGACCAAATCAAAATGATTAAGGGGGCTTGAATGTCCCAGATCGTTAGCTGTCAATGGTAAATAAATTATCTTTTTCACAAGTTTTATTCTTCTGATTCACAATTTAAAGATGCCAGTTTTAATGTCTTACCTACAGATACCTGTATGACTGCAGCCATCAACTTAAGAAGagaatgatatcaataatgcaTTTTTATTAGACCATGGATCTTCAGTCACTTGAACGTACTGAAGCGAGTGTGGAGTGTGGAGTGTGGGGTGTGGGAGCTTCTGGGTTCCTACAACTATACTGTTTTGTTTCACAAGGGCTTCTTAGGTACTAATACAGGATGGTCCAtgctaaaaatagaaataagatgATTAGTAGTCTTGGTTGCCAGCTTGCAGCTACTTGATTGTAACCCAGGCTGCAGCCAAATTAAGGACTGCACACTAATTTTAGTCACATGATGGGATGATACTTATACTGCTCTGCTACAAAATGGTTACAACCGACACAACTCTAAAATCCCCACTTCCCTACTACACCATAACTTCTACACTAcaaatatatcaaaaaaaaagaaaaagagaggaaatagcACTCCCCTCTCTTGAACTATGTTAAAATATCAAATTGACCTCAAacttttctaaaaatatcaCTCGCCTTCCCTCAAATAAAAAGATTCTAACGTCCTCAACTGTTTGAAATGGCAGTTTAGTTAGTCGGTTTTTTCTCATAATGTTCAAAATATCCTCCCAAACATGAAATACCCAATATACCTTAATGAAATAAACCCCTCTTCTCCCTACCATACTTTCTCGATTAGCTCCACTTCCCCTTCTCCTTTCTCGCTGAAccgaatgaagaagaagacaagaacCTGCAATTTCTCCCATTTCTCACATCGTCTTCTTCATTGAAGCTCACACGGTCGTGATTGGAGCCCTAGATTATGTTCTCGGTTCTCATTTTTTTCAGTTCTCTCCACGATTTGGAGCCCTAGATTTCAAATCGATGAAGTGAAGGTCGCGGTTACTTTCCGCAAGCTATCTTCCTTCCAATATCTCTGCAAGCAGAACTCACATGCTGCAACCTTTCTTCGTTCCATTTCTCTTTGCCCTCGAAAGTTAGAGGTGAGTGCATTGATTCAACTTATCATTTACCTGCAAATGGGAGCGTTGATCATGTTGCTCTGCTCTGTGCCCTAGAATCTAGTAACCGCCAGTGGTTGCTTGAATAGACACTTGCCACATGAACAGGTGAGGTAATGAAAACAAGAGGAATCGTTTGTTCTCCCTCAAATATGCATGGAATTTTGTTTTAACGGCACAAGCAACTCTGAGAAATAGAAGTTATTCTGCTGGATCAGAAG includes the following:
- the LOC122073005 gene encoding uncharacterized protein LOC122073005, coding for MKDKKSTKQDLKFGNKGEIIGCCNGLVIQKSKGNHLSVANLMIKKRVNLPSTTSTKLDSVQLHCGFTYVPEIGMYKLVHLLMDEITLTCEVLSLGGSGSNTWKCVNGSSISLSGQDEKWQFHCSEAVTVNGIVLFVGVRLVRSSSVHIVSFDAGAEVFHLIRSPVHDFSISDSFLELGDKCLVQVLVAARLIH